Proteins encoded in a region of the Mucilaginibacter sabulilitoris genome:
- a CDS encoding FecR family protein, producing MSDKKLYDSFHISTLLVGKLNNTLTATEEAELEMWLDKSVSNREILEKLLNESIRSEDIGHLREFDAETALRDVKTRIDDNQYTGLRSGKLRSYAIRIAAAATVLVTLSVGFWLYKDKPRTEQLSFHVKKTEITPGVNKAILVLSNGNKIDLQAARSGNIANQGGITVSKQADGKIDYQGAGSAAAQSGTESELNTLYVPKGGQYQLTLPDGTHVWLNAASSLTYPVAFKGKERRVKLTGEAYFEVAKNPDKPFQVNVGGKQTVEVLGTHFDIKAYVDDSDIRTALLEGSVKVSSKSSNIIIKPGQMAINNLKEPLTIRNADLDEVMGWKNGLFVFNDERIEDVLKIAARWYDVDVEYHTDAGQKKLRGIVSKYKNITELLDNITITSGIHYKIEGRRVILMN from the coding sequence ATGTCGGATAAAAAGTTGTATGATTCGTTTCATATAAGCACACTTTTAGTGGGAAAGCTTAATAATACCCTTACAGCAACGGAAGAGGCTGAACTGGAAATGTGGTTAGATAAGAGCGTTAGCAACAGGGAAATACTTGAAAAGTTGTTGAACGAAAGTATTCGTAGCGAAGACATCGGACACCTGCGTGAATTTGATGCAGAAACCGCATTAAGGGATGTAAAAACCCGGATCGACGATAACCAATATACCGGGTTGAGATCTGGTAAATTAAGAAGCTATGCGATAAGGATTGCCGCAGCTGCAACGGTCCTTGTGACGCTCTCCGTTGGTTTTTGGCTATATAAAGACAAGCCGCGGACAGAGCAGCTGTCATTTCATGTTAAAAAGACGGAGATTACGCCAGGTGTCAATAAAGCTATATTGGTTTTATCCAACGGGAATAAAATAGATCTTCAAGCGGCAAGAAGCGGGAATATCGCTAATCAGGGTGGGATAACGGTGAGTAAACAGGCCGATGGTAAGATAGATTATCAGGGCGCCGGCTCTGCAGCCGCTCAATCAGGCACTGAGAGTGAGTTAAACACTTTGTATGTTCCCAAAGGGGGGCAATATCAGCTGACCCTTCCGGATGGCACCCATGTCTGGCTTAACGCAGCTTCATCATTAACCTATCCTGTTGCCTTCAAAGGAAAAGAACGCCGGGTTAAATTAACAGGGGAGGCCTATTTCGAAGTGGCCAAGAATCCCGATAAACCATTTCAGGTCAATGTCGGTGGCAAGCAGACAGTGGAAGTATTGGGGACACATTTTGATATCAAGGCTTATGTTGATGATTCCGATATCAGAACGGCTTTGCTGGAAGGCTCCGTAAAAGTAAGCTCTAAAAGCAGCAATATCATTATAAAACCCGGCCAGATGGCCATTAATAATCTGAAAGAGCCTTTAACTATCAGAAATGCCGATCTGGACGAGGTCATGGGTTGGAAAAACGGGCTGTTTGTCTTTAATGATGAACGGATTGAGGACGTGTTAAAAATAGCTGCAAGGTGGTATGATGTGGATGTGGAATACCACACGGATGCGGGCCAAAAGAAACTAAGGGGCATTGTATCTAAATACAAAAACATTACAGAATTGCTTGATAATATAACAATAACATCCGGGATTCACTATAAAATAGAAGGAAGGAGGGTCATATTGATGAATTAA
- a CDS encoding RNA polymerase sigma-70 factor, with protein MDVLSPNAMAVDQLKNLNENELLHRLQLGDIQAFDYIFGKFYSALCFFATRLTSDRFVAEEIVQDIFYKLWNKHADFTTLNSIKAFLYISTRNASINFLNKEQRKIKHDVEFGLLEDEFQEPVINEIIYTEVLREIAIEVNALPEQCAKIIKMIFEDGLQPKEVADKLNITISTVYNQKMRGLSILKKRLSGRGFSTLTAVILSICFR; from the coding sequence TTGGATGTACTTTCCCCTAACGCCATGGCGGTTGACCAATTAAAAAATCTGAATGAAAATGAATTATTGCACAGGTTACAACTCGGCGACATACAAGCTTTTGATTATATTTTCGGAAAATTTTATAGCGCCCTATGCTTTTTTGCTACCAGGTTAACGTCAGACAGGTTTGTCGCGGAGGAAATTGTTCAGGACATTTTTTATAAACTATGGAATAAGCATGCAGATTTTACCACCCTGAACTCGATAAAAGCTTTTCTCTATATAAGCACACGTAATGCTTCGATTAATTTTTTAAACAAAGAACAACGAAAAATAAAGCATGACGTTGAGTTCGGCTTGCTGGAAGATGAATTTCAGGAACCGGTAATTAATGAGATTATTTACACTGAGGTATTACGTGAGATTGCAATTGAAGTAAATGCCCTTCCTGAACAATGTGCGAAAATCATTAAAATGATCTTTGAAGACGGATTACAACCTAAAGAGGTTGCTGACAAACTTAATATAACGATAAGCACTGTTTACAATCAAAAAATGCGCGGGCTTTCGATTTTAAAGAAACGCCTTTCGGGAAGGGGATTTAGTACCCTGACTGCCGTGATATTATCAATCTGTTTCAGATAA
- a CDS encoding MFS transporter, with product MTATHTPKIHPHLPQLTLWVMTIATGLVVANIYYNQPLLADIAHTFNISDRKAQQLSLFTQIGYACGLLFIVPLADMVKRKRLILIDFVLMIFALLISAIAPSILVLTIAGFLLGLSSIVPQLLIPMAAHLASPHERGKKLGFIMSGLLIGILLSRTLSGFIGEHFGWRSMYYIATGLMLAMWIMIFFFLPEVEPDYKGNYKKLMTSLIHLIKTQPKLRMASFRGALCFAGFSAFWTTLVFLLKQPQFNEGSAAAGAFGLVGAFGALAAGLMGRLSDKMDSYKLSGYTLLLVFISYIVFYFSTSSIAGLIIGVIILDMGVQATHISNQSIIFALIPEARNRLNTVYMVSYFIGGASGTFLASLLWKNYGWSGVCVIGGGLALIALAAHLLNYQKNVRK from the coding sequence ATGACGGCTACACATACTCCTAAAATCCATCCGCATCTACCGCAGTTAACTTTATGGGTAATGACTATTGCAACAGGTTTGGTAGTAGCCAATATATATTACAACCAACCTCTTCTTGCCGACATCGCACACACCTTCAATATAAGCGATAGAAAAGCTCAGCAATTATCGCTGTTTACGCAAATTGGCTATGCTTGCGGGTTATTATTTATTGTTCCGCTTGCCGACATGGTAAAACGAAAACGGCTGATACTGATAGATTTTGTGCTCATGATATTCGCCTTACTGATCAGCGCTATTGCCCCTTCTATCCTGGTGTTAACTATAGCCGGGTTTCTGCTTGGACTATCGTCAATAGTGCCGCAGTTATTGATACCTATGGCTGCCCACCTTGCCTCACCCCACGAACGTGGCAAAAAATTAGGGTTCATCATGAGTGGATTATTAATAGGTATCCTGCTCTCCCGTACATTAAGCGGTTTTATAGGCGAGCACTTTGGATGGCGGTCGATGTACTATATAGCCACCGGCTTAATGCTGGCTATGTGGATAATGATATTTTTCTTTTTGCCCGAAGTCGAACCTGATTATAAGGGCAACTATAAAAAGCTCATGACATCGCTTATTCACTTAATTAAAACACAACCTAAATTACGAATGGCTTCTTTCAGGGGCGCATTGTGCTTTGCAGGATTCAGTGCCTTTTGGACAACCCTTGTATTCCTATTAAAACAACCTCAGTTTAATGAAGGCAGCGCTGCCGCAGGAGCCTTTGGTCTGGTTGGCGCATTCGGGGCTCTTGCAGCAGGCTTAATGGGGCGCCTGAGCGATAAAATGGACTCTTACAAGCTATCAGGTTATACTTTATTACTGGTGTTTATCTCTTACATTGTTTTTTATTTTTCAACCAGCAGCATTGCCGGGTTAATTATTGGTGTAATTATATTAGATATGGGCGTGCAGGCTACACATATCTCCAACCAGTCCATCATATTTGCATTAATACCGGAAGCGCGCAACCGTTTAAACACAGTGTACATGGTGTCTTATTTTATAGGCGGTGCTTCCGGAACGTTTTTAGCCAGCCTTCTCTGGAAAAATTACGGATGGAGTGGTGTATGTGTAATTGGAGGCGGTTTAGCTTTAATTGCACTGGCAGCACACTTACTAAACTATCAAAAAAACGTACGAAAATAG
- the lpxB gene encoding lipid-A-disaccharide synthase — protein MKYYLVAGEASGDLHGANLMKALKERDPDAEFRFFGGDLMLAEGGTLVKHYREMAYMGLVEVIVNLPAILRNIKQCKADIKAWQPDVLILIDIPGFNLKIAAYAQTIGLKVNYYISPKVWAWNQKRVLKIKKIVDHLFCILPFEVDFYKSWGMDVDYVGNPLLDAIAAFKPDPEFLQQHQLTGKKIIALLPGSRKQEIKNLLPEMINVVARFPHHQFVIAGAPSFEPAYYKQFLGDKNIPVLFNATYSLLSNAEAAVVASGTATLETALFNVPQVVVYKGNALTIAVARMVVKLDFISLVNLIMNKAVVKELIQEDCTSAKISAELHLIVNDITYRENMLYNYDELDKRMGQPGASARTAELIIKYAQNK, from the coding sequence ATGAAATATTACCTGGTAGCCGGCGAAGCTTCGGGCGATTTACATGGTGCTAATCTCATGAAAGCCCTGAAAGAGCGCGACCCTGATGCGGAGTTCCGTTTTTTTGGCGGCGACCTGATGCTGGCTGAAGGTGGTACCCTGGTAAAACATTATCGGGAGATGGCCTATATGGGCCTGGTTGAGGTAATTGTGAACCTGCCTGCTATCCTCAGGAATATTAAACAGTGTAAGGCCGATATTAAAGCCTGGCAGCCCGACGTACTGATATTGATTGATATTCCTGGTTTTAACCTGAAAATTGCTGCCTACGCTCAAACCATAGGTTTAAAGGTAAATTATTATATATCGCCCAAAGTATGGGCCTGGAACCAGAAAAGGGTGCTGAAGATCAAAAAGATAGTTGATCACTTGTTTTGCATCCTGCCTTTTGAGGTTGATTTTTACAAGAGCTGGGGTATGGATGTTGACTATGTTGGCAACCCATTGCTGGACGCTATTGCCGCCTTTAAACCCGACCCGGAATTTTTACAACAACATCAGCTTACTGGTAAAAAGATAATTGCCCTGCTGCCCGGTAGCCGTAAACAGGAAATTAAGAACTTATTGCCCGAAATGATAAATGTTGTGGCCCGGTTCCCGCATCATCAGTTTGTTATTGCTGGTGCCCCGTCATTTGAACCGGCGTATTATAAACAGTTTTTAGGCGACAAAAATATCCCTGTATTATTTAATGCTACGTATAGTTTATTGAGCAATGCCGAAGCGGCTGTAGTGGCATCGGGAACGGCTACGCTCGAAACCGCTCTGTTTAACGTGCCCCAGGTAGTGGTTTATAAAGGAAATGCACTTACCATAGCGGTAGCCCGTATGGTGGTAAAATTAGATTTTATATCACTGGTTAACCTGATTATGAATAAAGCGGTGGTGAAGGAACTTATACAGGAAGATTGTACCTCCGCAAAAATTAGCGCTGAGCTTCATCTGATCGTCAATGACATTACTTATCGTGAAAACATGCTTTACAATTATGATGAGTTGGATAAACGTATGGGCCAACCCGGGGCATCAGCCAGAACTGCTGAGTTGATTATAAAATACGCTCAAAATAAATAA
- the surE gene encoding 5'/3'-nucleotidase SurE, which translates to MNKAKPTILVVNDDGITAPGIKALMNAVSEIGNVVVVAPDSPQSGMGHAITIGKPLRLDKVDIYEGVEMYRCSGTPVDCVKLAVNKIFKGQKPDLCVSGINHGLNNSINVLYSGTMSAAVEGAIEGIPSIGFSLDDFTLQADFSHCIKFVKELVLQVLKNGLPVATLLNVNFPNTHNIKGIKICRQASAKWAEEFDERIDPHKRPYYWLTGVFQLNDGGEDTDVWALEHHYASVVPVQFDMTAHHAIPYLHNWKFNV; encoded by the coding sequence ATGAATAAAGCTAAACCAACCATTCTTGTTGTAAACGACGACGGAATAACGGCTCCCGGAATAAAAGCCTTAATGAATGCTGTGAGTGAGATTGGTAACGTGGTAGTGGTGGCACCCGATAGTCCTCAATCTGGCATGGGCCATGCCATTACCATAGGTAAACCGTTGCGTTTAGATAAAGTAGACATATACGAAGGTGTCGAAATGTACCGCTGCTCAGGCACCCCGGTTGATTGTGTGAAGCTGGCCGTAAATAAAATATTTAAGGGACAAAAGCCTGATTTGTGCGTGTCGGGTATCAATCATGGTTTAAATAATTCCATCAACGTTTTATATTCAGGTACCATGTCGGCGGCCGTTGAAGGAGCTATTGAGGGTATCCCTTCAATAGGTTTCTCTCTGGATGATTTTACCCTGCAGGCAGATTTTAGTCATTGTATAAAATTTGTTAAGGAACTGGTGCTTCAGGTACTGAAAAATGGCTTACCAGTGGCTACGCTGCTTAATGTAAATTTTCCTAACACCCATAACATAAAAGGTATCAAGATATGCAGGCAGGCCAGCGCCAAATGGGCCGAAGAGTTTGATGAACGGATAGATCCGCATAAAAGGCCTTACTATTGGTTAACCGGCGTTTTTCAATTAAATGACGGCGGTGAGGATACCGACGTTTGGGCACTGGAACATCATTACGCTTCGGTTGTACCGGTTCAGTTTGATATGACGGCACACCACGCTATACCTTACTTACATAACTGGAAATTTAATGTTTAA
- the bshC gene encoding bacillithiol biosynthesis cysteine-adding enzyme BshC translates to MEASCISYKDTGFFSPTVIDYLENRAELRSFYGYRPDMDGFAQLLKNKKVVADREILHRVLTKQYAHNEQKENSKFKIQNSKLAADNINLLKADNTYTITTGHQLNIFAGPLYFLYKIATAIKLAQQLKAAHPDKNFVPVYWMASEDHDFAEINYTNIGGKKVHWWYEASGATGRINPDTMRQALNQYKGVLGMEGHSQELAEIVETAYARFDKLADATRYLVNALFGQYGLVIIDADDHEFKQQFAPIMEQDIIGQHSFKNITATNEQLQKLGVHIQVNPREINFFYLKDSLRERIVFEQDSYQVMNTDIRFTEAELKQEIITTPERFSPNVVMRPLYQECILPNIAYIGGGAEIVYWLELKSNFDFYKVDFPVLILRNSAIVVRKEQAAKIERMDLDVAALFKQTDALQTEWIKKHSDHNLSLDEEWRELSSVFEKIKLRSYKIDPTLSSSAAAVQARLKHAVDNLEKKLIKAEKRNYQVRLEQLAIVKAELFPKDSLQERTENFGLMYVKWGQSFIDELIRHFEPLDFEFTILAEA, encoded by the coding sequence ATGGAAGCCTCCTGTATAAGTTATAAAGACACCGGTTTTTTTTCGCCCACGGTTATTGATTACCTCGAAAACCGGGCTGAGCTCAGATCTTTTTATGGTTACCGCCCGGATATGGACGGATTTGCCCAACTGTTAAAAAACAAAAAGGTTGTTGCTGATCGTGAAATACTGCATCGTGTGTTAACAAAACAATATGCACATAATGAGCAGAAAGAAAATTCAAAATTCAAAATTCAAAATTCAAAACTTGCAGCGGATAATATCAATCTGCTAAAAGCTGATAACACCTATACCATTACCACTGGTCACCAGCTCAATATATTTGCTGGTCCGCTATATTTCCTCTATAAAATTGCTACTGCCATTAAACTGGCACAACAGCTAAAAGCAGCCCATCCCGATAAAAATTTTGTACCGGTTTACTGGATGGCCAGTGAAGATCATGACTTTGCCGAAATTAACTATACCAACATTGGTGGTAAAAAAGTACACTGGTGGTATGAGGCATCGGGTGCTACAGGGCGTATAAACCCCGATACCATGCGCCAGGCTCTTAACCAATATAAAGGTGTTTTAGGAATGGAAGGTCATTCGCAGGAACTGGCCGAGATTGTAGAAACAGCCTATGCGCGGTTTGATAAACTGGCCGATGCTACCCGCTACCTGGTTAATGCCTTATTTGGCCAATACGGATTGGTAATTATAGATGCCGACGACCATGAGTTTAAACAGCAGTTTGCCCCAATCATGGAGCAGGACATTATCGGCCAGCACAGCTTTAAAAATATCACTGCCACCAATGAGCAATTGCAAAAACTGGGTGTGCATATACAGGTAAACCCGCGCGAAATAAACTTTTTTTACCTGAAGGATAGCCTTCGTGAGCGCATTGTTTTTGAGCAGGATAGTTATCAGGTAATGAATACCGATATCCGTTTTACGGAAGCGGAGTTGAAACAAGAAATCATAACAACACCGGAACGCTTTAGCCCTAACGTGGTGATGCGCCCGCTTTACCAGGAGTGTATTCTGCCCAATATAGCTTACATAGGTGGCGGTGCGGAGATAGTTTACTGGCTGGAGTTAAAATCGAACTTTGATTTTTATAAGGTTGATTTTCCTGTTTTAATATTGCGTAATTCAGCTATAGTGGTGCGTAAAGAGCAAGCTGCCAAGATTGAACGTATGGATCTTGACGTTGCAGCTTTGTTTAAACAGACTGATGCGCTGCAAACTGAATGGATAAAAAAACACAGCGACCATAATCTTTCGCTTGATGAAGAGTGGCGTGAGCTGAGCTCCGTTTTTGAAAAAATAAAATTACGCTCCTATAAAATAGATCCTACATTGTCGTCATCGGCCGCCGCGGTGCAGGCCCGTTTGAAACATGCAGTTGATAACCTGGAAAAGAAACTGATTAAAGCGGAGAAACGGAACTACCAAGTAAGGCTGGAACAATTAGCCATAGTAAAAGCCGAATTATTCCCTAAAGATAGTTTGCAGGAACGTACCGAAAATTTCGGGCTCATGTATGTAAAATGGGGGCAATCATTCATTGACGAGCTTATTCGTCATTTTGAGCCGCTCGATTTTGAGTTTACTATTTTAGCGGAAGCGTAA
- the rimO gene encoding 30S ribosomal protein S12 methylthiotransferase RimO, producing the protein MKTKEIYQPKKIVKPRVNVVTLGCSKNIYDSEILMGQLKGNQFDVVHEADKVNSNDIIVINTCGFIDNAKQESIDTILQYSELKDQGKVGKVIVTGCLSERYKPELEAEITNVDAYFGTNDLQNLLHSVGADYKHELIGERLLTTPSHFAYFKIAEGCNRPCSFCAIPLMRGKHLSTPIDQLVKDAQALVKNGTKELILIAQDLTYYGLDLYGKRNLDELLRRLSDVNGVEWIRLQYAYPSGFPMEILDVMNERDNICKYMDMPLQHISDNMLKSMRRGITKQKTIDLVNQIRDKVPGIAMRTTLITGYPGETEQDFEEMQQWVEDTQFDRLGCFTYSHEEKTHAHSLVDDVPDEVKQERADAIMEIQQGISFDKNQEKIGHTFKVLVDKKDGDYFVGRTEFDSPEVDNEVLIDASIDYATVGSFVNVKVHSAEDFDLYGQIVK; encoded by the coding sequence ATGAAGACAAAAGAAATTTATCAGCCAAAGAAAATAGTAAAACCCCGTGTTAACGTGGTTACTTTGGGTTGCTCCAAAAACATATATGATTCTGAAATATTAATGGGGCAGTTAAAAGGCAACCAGTTTGATGTAGTGCATGAGGCTGATAAAGTAAACAGTAATGATATTATTGTTATTAATACTTGCGGCTTTATCGATAATGCCAAGCAGGAATCAATAGATACCATTTTACAATACAGCGAACTGAAAGATCAGGGTAAAGTGGGTAAGGTAATCGTTACCGGTTGCCTGAGCGAACGCTATAAGCCCGAACTGGAAGCTGAGATAACCAACGTAGATGCTTACTTTGGTACCAATGATCTGCAAAACCTATTGCATTCTGTTGGGGCAGATTATAAACATGAACTGATTGGCGAACGCTTGCTGACCACACCATCGCATTTTGCCTACTTTAAAATTGCTGAAGGTTGTAACCGCCCATGTTCATTCTGCGCTATCCCGCTGATGCGCGGTAAGCACCTGAGTACACCAATTGACCAGTTGGTTAAAGATGCCCAGGCATTGGTTAAAAATGGCACCAAAGAACTGATATTAATTGCCCAGGACCTTACCTACTACGGTCTGGATCTGTATGGCAAACGTAACCTCGACGAATTGCTGCGCCGTTTATCTGATGTAAATGGTGTGGAATGGATCAGGTTGCAATACGCTTACCCTTCTGGTTTTCCTATGGAAATATTGGATGTGATGAACGAGCGCGACAATATCTGTAAGTATATGGACATGCCATTGCAGCATATCAGCGATAATATGTTGAAATCGATGCGCCGTGGTATCACCAAACAAAAAACCATTGATCTGGTAAACCAGATCCGTGATAAAGTGCCGGGTATTGCCATGCGTACAACTTTAATAACCGGTTATCCGGGAGAAACCGAACAGGATTTTGAAGAAATGCAGCAATGGGTAGAAGATACTCAATTTGACCGCCTGGGTTGTTTTACTTATTCGCACGAAGAAAAAACACATGCCCATTCTCTGGTTGATGATGTACCTGATGAAGTGAAGCAAGAACGTGCTGATGCTATTATGGAAATTCAGCAGGGTATTTCGTTTGATAAAAACCAGGAAAAGATAGGGCATACCTTTAAAGTATTGGTTGATAAAAAAGACGGCGACTATTTTGTTGGCCGAACCGAATTTGATTCGCCTGAGGTGGATAACGAAGTTTTGATTGATGCCAGCATTGACTACGCAACCGTAGGAAGCTTTGTTAACGTAAAGGTACACAGCGCAGAAGACTTTGACCTTTATGGACAAATTGTAAAATAA
- the ftsY gene encoding signal recognition particle-docking protein FtsY, protein MGLFDFFKKKENTQQEQQALDTGLEKTKDNFFSKITKVIAGKSTVDDDVLDELEEVLVTSDVGVSTTLKIIERIQARVARDKYVGTSELNTLLKDEIQQLLAENNSNDFRNFEYGNHKPYVIMVVGVNGVGKTTTIGKLAHKLKQAGNQVVLGAADTFRAAAVDQIKLWGERVGVKVVAQAMGSDPASVAYDTLRSAVANGDDVAIIDTAGRLHNKVGLMNELTKIKNVMQKVIPGAPHEILLVLDASTGQNAIEQCKQFTEATAVNALALTKLDGTAKGGVVIGISDQFKIPVKYIGVGEGMDHLQLFDRQAFVNSLFKE, encoded by the coding sequence ATGGGATTATTTGATTTTTTTAAGAAAAAGGAAAATACACAACAGGAGCAGCAGGCACTTGATACCGGTTTAGAAAAAACCAAGGATAACTTTTTTTCAAAGATCACCAAGGTAATTGCCGGAAAATCAACCGTTGACGATGATGTACTTGATGAGCTGGAGGAGGTACTGGTAACATCAGATGTTGGTGTGAGCACCACCTTAAAGATAATTGAGCGTATACAAGCCCGCGTGGCCCGCGATAAATATGTTGGCACCAGCGAACTTAATACGCTGCTGAAAGACGAGATCCAACAGCTGCTGGCCGAAAATAACAGTAACGATTTCAGGAATTTTGAATACGGCAATCATAAACCGTATGTAATAATGGTGGTAGGTGTTAATGGTGTTGGTAAAACTACTACTATTGGCAAGCTGGCCCATAAATTAAAGCAAGCCGGTAACCAGGTGGTTTTAGGCGCTGCTGATACCTTTCGCGCTGCCGCGGTTGATCAGATAAAGTTGTGGGGCGAACGTGTTGGCGTTAAAGTGGTAGCCCAGGCGATGGGATCAGATCCGGCATCTGTGGCTTATGATACACTGCGTTCAGCGGTTGCCAATGGCGATGATGTAGCTATTATTGATACCGCCGGTCGTTTGCATAATAAAGTAGGCTTAATGAACGAGCTCACCAAGATCAAGAATGTAATGCAGAAGGTAATTCCAGGTGCCCCACATGAAATATTGCTGGTGCTTGACGCCTCAACCGGGCAAAATGCTATTGAACAGTGCAAGCAATTTACCGAGGCTACCGCTGTTAATGCCCTTGCCCTTACCAAGCTCGATGGCACAGCCAAAGGCGGTGTGGTAATTGGGATATCTGATCAGTTTAAAATTCCTGTAAAATATATTGGTGTGGGCGAAGGAATGGATCACTTACAGCTGTTTGACAGGCAGGCATTTGTGAACTCGCTTTTTAAGGAATAA
- a CDS encoding DUF4295 domain-containing protein, with protein sequence MAKKVVATLKVAGKGKEYSKVITMSKSPKTGAYSFKEQIVPNDFVKDAIAGKTL encoded by the coding sequence ATGGCAAAGAAAGTAGTTGCAACACTGAAAGTAGCAGGTAAAGGCAAAGAATATTCAAAAGTGATCACCATGAGCAAATCACCTAAAACCGGTGCTTACTCATTTAAAGAGCAAATTGTCCCTAACGATTTTGTTAAGGATGCAATTGCAGGTAAAACCCTGTAA
- the rpmG gene encoding 50S ribosomal protein L33 → MAKKGNRVQVILECTEHKTSGMPGMSRYITTKNKKNTTERLEMKKFNPVLRKVTLHKEIK, encoded by the coding sequence ATGGCAAAAAAAGGCAACAGGGTTCAGGTTATTTTAGAGTGTACTGAACACAAAACAAGCGGTATGCCAGGCATGTCTCGCTATATTACCACCAAAAACAAAAAGAATACAACTGAAAGACTGGAAATGAAAAAATTCAACCCGGTTTTAAGGAAAGTAACTCTTCATAAAGAAATTAAATAA
- the rpmB gene encoding 50S ribosomal protein L28: protein MSRICDLTGKGSIVGNNVSNSNVKTKRRFHPNLKLKKFYIPEEDKWITLKVSTSAVKTISKNGITACINKFVKKGYI from the coding sequence ATGTCAAGAATTTGTGATCTAACAGGAAAAGGATCTATAGTAGGTAATAACGTTTCTAACTCAAACGTTAAAACAAAACGCAGGTTTCATCCTAATTTAAAACTTAAAAAGTTTTATATCCCTGAAGAAGATAAGTGGATTACCTTAAAGGTATCTACATCGGCTGTTAAAACCATCAGCAAAAATGGTATAACTGCTTGTATCAATAAATTTGTAAAAAAAGGATACATTTAG